One segment of Proteus appendicitidis DNA contains the following:
- the ispF gene encoding 2-C-methyl-D-erythritol 2,4-cyclodiphosphate synthase has protein sequence MRIGHGYDVHKFGGEGPIIIGGVRVPYEQGLLAHSDGDVVLHAVTDAILGAVAMGDIGTLFPDTDPAYKGADSRVLLREAFSRVRAKGYRIGNLDVTIIAQAPKMLPHTPQMRVNIAEDLHCHVDDINVKATTTEKLGFVGRKEGIACEAVVLLMKESLPE, from the coding sequence ATGAGAATTGGACACGGTTACGACGTACACAAATTTGGCGGTGAAGGTCCTATTATTATTGGCGGCGTCAGAGTTCCTTACGAACAAGGGCTGTTAGCTCACTCTGACGGTGATGTCGTATTACATGCGGTTACAGATGCTATTTTAGGCGCGGTAGCGATGGGCGACATTGGCACATTGTTTCCTGATACTGATCCTGCATACAAAGGTGCAGATAGCCGTGTACTCCTCCGTGAAGCATTTTCACGCGTAAGAGCAAAAGGTTACCGAATTGGTAATTTAGATGTCACGATTATTGCTCAGGCACCAAAAATGCTACCTCATACACCGCAAATGCGCGTCAATATCGCTGAAGATCTTCATTGCCATGTTGATGATATCAATGTGAAAGCGACCACAACAGAAAAGCTTGGCTTTGTTGGTAGAAAAGAAGGCATTGCCTGTGAAGCTGTCGTTTTATTAATGAAAGAGTCATTACCTGAATGA
- the ispD gene encoding 2-C-methyl-D-erythritol 4-phosphate cytidylyltransferase, which produces MNITNSTLPIVAVIPAAGIGSRMQSVCPKQYLKIGGLTILEHTINALLKHPRITHIIVAISPNDSYFHTLPLAQDERIITVNGGGERADSVLSGLEYVTQHFSENTWALVHDAARPCLHFGDLDHLIQLIDENVVDPQFCGGILATPVRDTMKRSHQQDNHIEQTVERTTLWHALTPQFFPALLLKQNIENALSQKATITDEASAMEFAGYEPLLVKGRADNIKVTQPEDLALAEFFLSRQITSIRNT; this is translated from the coding sequence ATGAATATAACAAACTCAACTCTTCCTATTGTTGCCGTTATTCCAGCAGCCGGTATTGGAAGTCGAATGCAATCAGTCTGCCCAAAACAATATTTGAAGATTGGCGGATTGACTATTCTTGAACATACCATTAATGCCTTATTAAAACACCCACGCATAACGCACATTATCGTGGCGATCAGCCCTAATGACAGCTATTTTCACACTCTCCCTTTAGCGCAAGATGAAAGAATAATTACGGTTAATGGTGGTGGTGAACGCGCTGACTCTGTATTGTCAGGTTTAGAGTATGTCACTCAACACTTTTCTGAAAATACATGGGCGTTAGTTCATGATGCAGCAAGACCTTGCCTGCATTTTGGCGATCTTGATCATCTGATTCAATTAATTGATGAAAACGTTGTGGACCCACAATTTTGTGGTGGCATTCTTGCGACACCTGTTCGCGATACAATGAAACGTAGTCATCAACAAGATAATCATATTGAACAAACAGTAGAAAGAACCACCCTATGGCATGCATTAACGCCACAATTCTTTCCTGCATTGTTATTAAAACAAAATATAGAAAATGCACTCTCACAAAAAGCGACGATCACTGATGAAGCCTCAGCGATGGAGTTTGCTGGATATGAACCTTTATTAGTTAAAGGGCGTGCAGATAATATCAAAGTTACTCAGCCAGAAGATTTAGCGCTTGCAGAGTTTTTCCTCTCACGCCAAATCACCAGTATAAGGAACACATAA
- the ftsB gene encoding cell division protein FtsB, giving the protein MGKLTVLLLILLGWLQYSLWLGKNGIHDYNKVTQEVESALAQNTQLKERNDRLFAEIDDLNGGQEALEERARSELGMIKPNETFFRIVSDKSQPRR; this is encoded by the coding sequence ATGGGGAAATTAACAGTCTTACTTCTGATTTTACTTGGTTGGCTACAATATTCATTGTGGTTAGGTAAAAATGGTATCCATGATTACAACAAAGTAACTCAAGAAGTTGAATCTGCATTGGCGCAAAATACGCAGTTAAAAGAGCGTAATGATCGTCTATTTGCAGAGATTGATGACCTCAATGGCGGGCAAGAAGCGTTAGAAGAACGCGCTCGTAGTGAGTTAGGAATGATAAAGCCTAATGAGACATTTTTCCGAATTGTGAGCGATAAATCTCAACCACGTCGTTAA
- the cysC gene encoding adenylyl-sulfate kinase has protein sequence MVVISNDIVWHPHKIGLNERESQQAHKGCVLWFTGLSGSGKSTLADALEQALYQYSQKHSPIHSYLLDGDNLRHGLCNDLGFSAEDRHENIRRVGEVAKLMVDAGLLVLTAFISPYQKDRQQVRGRFEQGRFIEIFVDTPLSICEARDPKGLYQKARRGEITQFSGIDSPYEQPIDPELHLDGTLSINELTQQILAYLRQNQIYR, from the coding sequence ATAGTGGTGATAAGCAACGATATTGTTTGGCATCCTCATAAAATTGGATTAAATGAACGCGAATCACAACAAGCACACAAAGGATGTGTGCTTTGGTTTACAGGGTTATCTGGTTCCGGTAAATCCACACTTGCCGATGCACTAGAACAAGCGCTCTATCAGTATTCACAAAAGCATTCGCCTATTCATAGCTATTTATTAGATGGGGATAACTTACGCCATGGATTGTGTAATGATCTTGGATTTAGTGCCGAAGATAGGCACGAAAATATTCGCCGTGTAGGGGAAGTGGCTAAATTGATGGTCGATGCGGGGCTTCTTGTCTTAACGGCTTTTATCTCTCCTTACCAAAAAGACAGACAACAAGTGAGAGGACGCTTTGAGCAAGGAAGATTTATTGAGATCTTTGTTGATACTCCCCTTTCTATTTGTGAAGCCCGTGATCCGAAAGGGCTTTATCAAAAAGCAAGACGTGGTGAGATAACGCAATTTTCAGGTATAGATTCGCCCTATGAACAGCCCATTGATCCTGAATTACATTTAGACGGTACACTTTCTATAAATGAACTAACCCAACAAATCCTCGCATATCTACGGCAAAACCAAATTTACCGTTAA
- the cysN gene encoding sulfate adenylyltransferase subunit CysN, giving the protein MGLLAVKTNQLVAGEIAQQGGVDSYLKTQQNKGLLRFLTCGNVDDGKSTLIGRLLHDTRQIYEDQLSTLQNESKKIGTQGEKLDLALLVDGLAAEREQGITIDVAYRYFSTSKRKFIIADTPGHAQYTRNMATGASTSSLSILLIDARKGVQEQTRRHSFISTLLGIRHLIVAINKMDLVDYQQAIFDSIQQDYLKFADQLPTDLTIEFVPISALDGDNVVSPSLNMPWYQGKTLLSLLEDAPVKLGSKSQSLRFPVQYVNRPDLDFRGYSGTVSSGVLYQGQQIKILPSGKHTTIKRIVTFDGDLTQAKAGQAITLVLADEIDISRGDIIVDDNDTTANISTHALIDVVWMSEQPLVQGHTLDIKIAGKKSRAKIENIHYQVDVNKLTQQVTDNLSLNAIGSVEVSFEEPLVLDSYQVNADTGGLILIDRLSNVTVGAGLIRETRDNAIQTMTQYDAFEVELNQLIRRHFPHWGARDLLGGK; this is encoded by the coding sequence ATGGGACTTTTAGCCGTAAAAACGAATCAACTTGTCGCGGGTGAAATCGCACAACAGGGCGGTGTAGATAGCTATCTTAAAACGCAACAGAATAAAGGGTTACTGCGATTTTTAACCTGTGGAAATGTCGATGATGGAAAAAGCACATTAATAGGACGTTTACTTCATGACACAAGACAGATCTATGAAGATCAGCTTTCTACATTGCAAAATGAAAGTAAAAAGATCGGTACTCAAGGTGAAAAGCTCGATCTTGCTTTGCTGGTGGATGGATTAGCCGCAGAAAGAGAGCAGGGGATCACGATTGATGTTGCTTACCGCTATTTTTCAACGTCAAAACGTAAGTTTATTATTGCTGATACGCCAGGACATGCTCAATATACTCGCAACATGGCGACAGGTGCATCAACAAGTTCACTTTCTATTCTGTTGATCGATGCTCGAAAAGGCGTACAAGAGCAAACAAGGCGACACAGTTTTATCAGCACGCTCCTTGGTATTCGCCATTTAATCGTTGCGATCAATAAAATGGATCTGGTGGATTATCAACAAGCGATATTTGATTCGATCCAACAAGATTATCTTAAATTTGCCGATCAACTCCCGACAGATCTCACGATTGAATTTGTCCCTATTTCCGCCCTTGATGGTGACAATGTGGTTTCACCCTCATTGAATATGCCTTGGTATCAAGGAAAAACATTACTTTCATTATTGGAAGATGCGCCAGTTAAGTTAGGCTCTAAGTCTCAATCACTGCGTTTCCCTGTGCAATATGTAAATCGTCCCGATTTAGATTTTAGAGGATACAGCGGTACGGTGTCTTCAGGCGTGCTTTATCAAGGGCAACAAATCAAAATATTACCTTCAGGAAAACATACAACAATCAAACGTATTGTTACTTTTGATGGTGATTTAACGCAAGCTAAAGCAGGGCAAGCAATCACACTGGTTCTGGCAGATGAAATTGATATTAGTCGTGGGGATATTATCGTTGATGATAATGATACAACTGCCAATATTAGCACTCATGCGTTAATTGATGTGGTGTGGATGTCAGAGCAACCTTTAGTACAAGGTCATACTTTGGATATCAAAATTGCAGGTAAAAAAAGCCGCGCCAAAATAGAGAATATTCATTATCAAGTGGATGTAAATAAACTCACTCAACAAGTCACAGATAACTTAAGTTTAAATGCGATTGGTAGTGTTGAAGTTTCATTTGAAGAGCCTTTGGTGCTGGATAGCTATCAAGTTAATGCTGATACCGGAGGATTAATACTGATTGATCGACTAAGCAATGTCACCGTAGGCGCTGGGCTTATTCGAGAAACGAGAGATAACGCGATACAAACGATGACGCAATACGATGCTTTTGAAGTCGAGTTAAACCAACTTATCCGTCGCCACTTTCCCCATTGGGGCGCGAGGGATCTTCTTGGAGGAAAATAG
- the cysD gene encoding sulfate adenylyltransferase subunit CysD — MNETQLTHLQQLEAESIYILREVVAEFENPVMLYSIGKDSSVMLHLARKAFYPAKLPFPLLHVDTGWKFREMYEFRDKTAKEYGFDLKVYRNPQGAELGINPFIHGSAKHTDIMKTEGLKQALDKYGFDAAFGGARRDEEKSRAKERIYSFRDRKHRWDPKNQRPELWKNYNGQINKGESIRVFPLSNWTELDIWQYIYLENIDIVPLYFAKNRPVIERDGTLIMVDDDRIDLKPGEVITQQKVRFRTLGCWPLTGAIPSQAETLPAIIEEMLISTSSERQGRLIDSDQSASMELKKRQGYF, encoded by the coding sequence ATGAATGAAACACAATTAACCCATCTTCAGCAATTAGAAGCAGAAAGTATTTATATTCTGCGCGAAGTTGTCGCTGAATTTGAAAATCCCGTCATGCTTTATTCAATAGGCAAAGATTCTTCGGTGATGTTGCATTTAGCGCGTAAAGCGTTTTATCCCGCTAAATTACCTTTTCCTTTGTTGCATGTTGATACTGGCTGGAAATTTCGAGAAATGTATGAGTTTCGAGATAAAACGGCTAAAGAATACGGTTTTGATCTTAAAGTCTATCGTAATCCACAAGGTGCAGAACTTGGCATTAACCCGTTTATTCATGGTAGTGCCAAACACACGGATATCATGAAAACAGAAGGGCTAAAGCAAGCCTTAGATAAATATGGCTTTGATGCGGCATTTGGCGGTGCGCGCCGTGATGAAGAAAAATCACGCGCCAAAGAGCGTATTTATTCATTTAGAGATAGAAAGCATCGCTGGGATCCGAAAAACCAACGACCTGAATTATGGAAAAACTATAACGGACAGATTAATAAAGGTGAAAGTATTCGTGTATTTCCGCTATCTAACTGGACAGAACTCGATATTTGGCAATATATCTATTTAGAGAATATCGACATAGTTCCTCTCTACTTTGCCAAAAATAGACCGGTTATTGAACGTGATGGCACCTTAATTATGGTAGATGACGATAGAATTGATCTAAAACCGGGTGAAGTGATCACACAGCAAAAAGTGAGATTTAGAACATTGGGTTGCTGGCCATTAACGGGGGCTATACCTTCACAAGCAGAAACTCTACCCGCCATTATTGAAGAAATGCTGATTTCCACCAGCAGCGAACGACAAGGGCGTTTAATTGACAGTGATCAGTCTGCCTCCATGGAACTGAAAAAGCGCCAAGGTTATTTTTAA
- the cysG gene encoding siroheme synthase CysG produces MDYLPLFVELKERPVLLVGGGHVAARKALLLLRAGARLRVIAPQLCDELHLAYQQEKIEWVSAKYQSEHLLGMMLVIVATDDSELNQQVYLDAQARHIFVNVVDSQPQCSFIFPAIIDRNPILIAISSAGKAPVLVRMIREKLEALLPNSLGAMATIAGKWRNKVKLQLGSFQARCRFWERAFSGKFAALVASDQLAQAEALLAQQLTQKEIQQGELALVGAGPGDAGLLTLRGLQVIQQAEVVLYDSLVSPEVLELVRRDADTICVGKRAGHHSVSQEETNALIVKYAQLGKRVVRLKGGDPFIFGRGGEELEVAVQHGISFQVIPGVTAASGASAYAGIPLTHRQYAQSVTFMTGHCKPDGIEPDWASLAQANHTLAIYMGTTKAELISQRLIELGRSPLTPIAVISCGTRHDQQVFTGNLTQLAQLAEKAPTPALLIVGEVAALHHQLAWFGDRQSQSTSPIHSPLVHFA; encoded by the coding sequence ATGGATTACCTACCCTTATTTGTGGAATTAAAAGAACGCCCAGTGTTATTGGTTGGTGGTGGTCATGTTGCTGCGCGTAAAGCTTTGCTGTTGTTAAGAGCTGGCGCTCGCTTAAGAGTGATTGCACCTCAGTTGTGTGATGAATTACATCTTGCTTATCAACAAGAAAAAATTGAATGGGTATCAGCCAAATATCAATCTGAACATCTATTAGGAATGATGCTTGTGATTGTGGCAACGGATGACAGTGAGCTTAATCAGCAAGTTTATCTTGATGCACAAGCGCGGCATATTTTTGTCAATGTTGTGGATTCACAACCTCAATGCTCATTTATTTTTCCAGCCATTATCGATAGAAATCCCATTTTGATTGCTATCTCATCGGCTGGGAAAGCCCCTGTTTTAGTGCGAATGATACGTGAAAAACTAGAAGCGTTACTGCCAAACTCATTAGGCGCAATGGCAACAATTGCCGGAAAATGGCGCAATAAAGTGAAGCTGCAATTAGGCTCGTTTCAAGCGCGTTGCCGTTTTTGGGAGCGAGCGTTTAGTGGCAAATTTGCCGCTTTAGTGGCGAGTGATCAACTGGCACAAGCAGAAGCCTTGCTTGCACAACAATTGACACAAAAAGAGATCCAACAAGGTGAACTAGCATTAGTTGGGGCAGGTCCCGGTGATGCAGGATTATTAACGCTGCGCGGTTTACAGGTTATTCAACAAGCGGAAGTCGTGCTCTATGACAGTTTAGTGAGTCCAGAGGTTTTAGAGCTTGTTCGTCGTGATGCTGACACTATTTGTGTAGGTAAAAGAGCGGGACACCATAGCGTTTCTCAAGAAGAAACGAATGCGTTGATCGTGAAATATGCGCAACTTGGTAAACGCGTTGTCCGATTAAAAGGCGGTGATCCCTTTATTTTTGGGCGAGGTGGCGAAGAATTAGAGGTTGCAGTACAACATGGTATTTCATTCCAAGTGATACCTGGGGTTACTGCGGCAAGTGGCGCAAGTGCATACGCGGGTATTCCATTAACGCATCGTCAATATGCACAAAGCGTCACCTTTATGACAGGGCATTGTAAACCTGACGGAATAGAACCTGATTGGGCTTCATTAGCGCAGGCGAATCATACGTTAGCTATTTATATGGGAACAACAAAAGCCGAGCTTATTAGCCAACGATTAATTGAGTTGGGGCGTTCGCCTTTAACGCCAATTGCTGTCATTAGTTGTGGTACACGCCATGATCAACAAGTTTTCACGGGAAATCTAACGCAACTCGCACAATTAGCAGAAAAAGCGCCAACTCCGGCTTTATTGATTGTAGGAGAAGTTGCCGCATTACATCACCAACTGGCGTGGTTTGGCGATAGACAATCCCAATCAACATCACCAATCCACTCACCTTTGGTTCATTTTGCCTAA
- a CDS encoding phosphoadenylyl-sulfate reductase: MSLFQLASLKQLPVEEQTHALSQINQQLEQLSAIERVTWALDNLPKTYVLSSSFGIQAAVCLHLITQQYSDIPVILTDTGYLFPETYQFIDTLTQQLQLNLKIYRAEISSSWQEARYGKLWLEGIEGIERYNQINKVEPMERALRELQAQTWFAGLRRQQSKSREHLPVLSIAKGIFKFLPIVDWDNKKIYQYLKENDLPYHPLWEQGYLSVGDTHTTRKWEEGMSEEETRFFGLKRECGLHE, translated from the coding sequence ATGAGTTTATTTCAGCTTGCTTCGCTAAAACAGTTACCTGTTGAAGAGCAGACACATGCTTTGAGCCAGATTAATCAGCAGTTAGAGCAATTAAGCGCCATTGAACGGGTTACTTGGGCATTAGATAATTTACCTAAAACCTATGTATTAAGCTCTAGTTTTGGTATTCAAGCTGCAGTATGTTTGCATTTAATCACTCAGCAATATTCTGATATCCCGGTGATCTTAACTGATACAGGTTACTTATTTCCTGAAACCTACCAATTTATTGATACGCTGACTCAGCAGTTACAACTTAACTTGAAGATCTATCGAGCTGAAATATCTTCATCTTGGCAAGAAGCGCGTTACGGTAAACTTTGGTTAGAAGGTATTGAAGGTATCGAGCGTTATAATCAGATAAATAAAGTAGAGCCAATGGAAAGAGCTTTACGTGAATTACAGGCTCAAACATGGTTTGCAGGTCTTCGTCGTCAGCAATCTAAAAGCCGTGAACATTTGCCTGTGCTTTCAATCGCAAAAGGGATCTTTAAGTTTCTACCCATCGTTGATTGGGATAATAAGAAAATTTATCAATATCTTAAAGAAAACGACTTACCTTATCACCCTTTATGGGAGCAAGGTTATCTCTCTGTGGGAGATACTCATACAACCCGAAAATGGGAAGAGGGGATGAGTGAAGAAGAAACACGATTTTTTGGCTTAAAACGTGAGTGTGGATTACACGAATAA
- the cysI gene encoding assimilatory sulfite reductase (NADPH) hemoprotein subunit, translating to MKSHTQAPLVVEGKLADSERMKKESHFLRGTITEDLQNGLTGGFEGDNFLLIRFHGMYQQDDRDIRAERAEQMLEPRHAMMLRCRLPGGIISPKQWLSIDKFATENTLYGSIRITNRQTFQFHGILKGNVKPAHQMLAATGLDSLATANDVNRNVLCTSNPVQSSLHQEAYEWAKKISEHLLPRTHAYAEIWLDKEKVATTDEEPILGETYLPRKFKTSVVIPPHNDVDLHANDMNFIAIAENGHLVGFNVLVGGGLAMTHGDKNTFPRLASEFGYIPIENTLAIAEAIVTTQRDWGNRTERKNAKTKYTLERVGVETFKQEVERRSGVTFEAIRPYEFTHRGDQIGWLKGVDDKWHLTLFIESGRLIDMPDAPLKTGVAEIAKIHQGDFRLTANQNLIVAGVPESEKANIEAIARRYGLINSQVTPLREHAMACVSFPTCPLAMAEAERFLPSFTDTLDSLMTKHGVSDEHIVVRVTGCPNGCGRAMLAEVGLVGKAPDRYNLHLGGNRIGTRIPRMYRENITSQEIIAILDALIGEWASSRDNNEGFGDFLIRTNVVKPVLNSAIDFYEVQEAV from the coding sequence ATGAAATCACACACTCAAGCGCCCTTAGTGGTTGAAGGGAAACTGGCTGATAGTGAACGCATGAAAAAAGAGAGTCACTTTTTACGCGGCACTATTACAGAAGACTTACAAAATGGTTTAACCGGTGGCTTTGAAGGCGATAACTTTTTGTTAATTCGCTTTCATGGCATGTATCAACAAGATGACAGAGATATTCGAGCAGAACGTGCAGAGCAAATGCTAGAACCTCGCCATGCGATGATGCTACGTTGTCGTTTACCCGGTGGCATTATTTCGCCTAAACAGTGGCTTAGCATTGATAAGTTTGCGACGGAAAATACGCTTTATGGCAGTATTCGTATTACTAATCGTCAAACATTTCAATTTCATGGCATTTTAAAAGGCAATGTAAAACCTGCACATCAAATGCTTGCAGCAACAGGACTGGATTCTCTAGCTACTGCGAATGATGTTAACCGTAATGTCCTATGTACTTCAAATCCAGTGCAATCTTCATTACATCAAGAAGCGTATGAGTGGGCGAAAAAAATATCAGAACACTTATTACCTCGCACTCATGCTTATGCGGAAATTTGGTTAGATAAAGAGAAAGTTGCAACTACAGACGAAGAGCCTATTTTGGGGGAAACCTACTTACCACGGAAATTTAAAACCTCAGTGGTGATCCCGCCTCATAATGATGTTGATCTGCATGCGAATGACATGAATTTTATTGCGATTGCTGAAAATGGGCATTTAGTCGGTTTTAATGTGCTTGTAGGGGGCGGTTTAGCCATGACACATGGCGATAAGAATACCTTTCCTCGCTTAGCCAGTGAGTTTGGTTATATCCCGATTGAGAATACATTGGCAATTGCAGAAGCGATTGTGACAACTCAGCGTGACTGGGGAAACCGAACTGAACGCAAAAATGCAAAAACAAAATACACATTAGAACGCGTTGGTGTAGAGACGTTTAAACAAGAGGTTGAACGCCGTTCAGGTGTCACTTTTGAGGCTATTCGACCTTATGAATTTACTCACCGAGGCGATCAAATTGGTTGGTTAAAAGGTGTGGATGATAAATGGCACCTGACTTTATTTATTGAAAGCGGACGGTTGATTGATATGCCTGATGCTCCATTAAAAACAGGTGTCGCTGAAATCGCTAAAATTCATCAAGGCGATTTCCGACTTACTGCCAATCAAAATTTGATTGTGGCAGGTGTACCAGAGAGTGAAAAAGCCAATATTGAAGCAATTGCTCGTCGATATGGTTTGATCAATAGCCAAGTTACACCACTACGTGAACATGCGATGGCGTGTGTTTCTTTCCCAACGTGCCCATTAGCGATGGCAGAAGCTGAGCGCTTTTTACCCTCATTCACCGACACACTTGATAGCTTAATGACAAAACATGGCGTCAGTGATGAGCACATTGTTGTGCGCGTAACTGGATGCCCAAATGGCTGTGGTCGAGCAATGCTTGCAGAAGTGGGGCTGGTGGGTAAAGCACCTGATCGCTACAACTTGCATTTAGGGGGCAATCGCATCGGAACACGTATCCCTAGAATGTATCGTGAAAATATTACTTCGCAAGAAATCATCGCAATACTTGATGCGCTGATTGGTGAATGGGCGTCTTCTCGCGATAATAATGAAGGTTTCGGCGATTTTCTTATTCGCACTAATGTGGTTAAACCTGTACTGAATTCAGCCATCGATTTTTATGAAGTGCAGGAGGCTGTATGA
- the cysJ gene encoding NADPH-dependent assimilatory sulfite reductase flavoprotein subunit, whose protein sequence is MSNQPPLLSMLPLTPEQLNKLQDATKDLSTAQIAWLSGYLWGQLNPSVVSTSTTATSVQVPEPETITLISASQTGNARHLAEQLRDNLVAHKLNVELYSAGEYKFKQIHKTTTLIIIASTQGEGDPPEEAIAFYKYLNSKKAAEMKETAYAVLSLGDTSYEHFCKAGKDFDERIAQLGATRLLPRVDADVEYQSVADEWIKQLTELLTARVPAQSTQVLQQTQSGTTDTVNASIYHRDAPFTATLLTNQKITGRNSDRDIRHIEISLEGSDLQYQPGDALGVWFNNSSEKVDELIALLWLKGDEAVTLKSQTFTLKEALLHHCELTQNSAPIVKAYAQLTRHEDLLSLVADKTKLQQYADKHPINEMVREYCAQPTAQDFVDILRPLTPRLYSIASSQQEVEDEVHLTLGVVRYDVNSRAYTGGASGFLADGLKEGDSVNIFIEKNAHFRLPEDNTAPVIMIGPGTGIAPFRSFMQQRENDAATGKNWLFFGNPHFVEDFLYQVEWQRYVKSGLLTHIDLAWSRDQAHKIYVQDKLRERGNEIWQWLQQGAYLYVCGDASRMAKDVEQALLDIVMEYGNKNIEEADEYLSELRLERRYQRDVY, encoded by the coding sequence ATGAGCAATCAACCTCCATTATTATCAATGCTTCCATTAACGCCGGAGCAATTGAATAAATTACAGGACGCAACAAAAGATCTCTCAACAGCGCAAATTGCATGGTTATCAGGCTATTTGTGGGGGCAACTTAATCCTTCTGTGGTATCCACATCGACAACGGCTACTTCAGTGCAAGTGCCAGAGCCAGAAACCATTACATTGATCTCTGCTTCTCAAACGGGTAATGCGCGTCACCTTGCAGAACAGTTGCGAGATAATCTGGTTGCTCACAAATTGAACGTAGAACTCTATTCCGCAGGCGAATATAAGTTTAAGCAGATCCATAAAACCACCACCTTGATCATCATTGCATCGACGCAAGGTGAGGGTGATCCTCCTGAAGAAGCGATAGCTTTTTATAAATACCTGAACTCTAAAAAAGCCGCTGAAATGAAAGAAACGGCTTATGCAGTATTGAGCTTAGGTGATACCTCGTATGAGCATTTCTGTAAGGCAGGAAAAGACTTTGATGAGCGCATAGCACAACTGGGTGCAACACGTTTATTACCAAGAGTTGATGCTGATGTTGAATATCAATCTGTTGCGGATGAATGGATAAAACAGCTTACAGAACTCTTAACAGCAAGAGTGCCGGCACAAAGTACGCAAGTCTTACAACAAACACAGTCAGGCACGACAGATACGGTTAATGCCTCTATCTATCATAGAGATGCACCTTTTACTGCCACATTACTGACAAATCAAAAAATCACAGGCAGAAATTCAGATAGAGATATTCGCCATATTGAAATCAGCCTTGAAGGCTCTGATCTACAATATCAACCGGGTGATGCGCTGGGAGTTTGGTTTAATAACTCATCTGAAAAAGTTGATGAACTTATTGCTTTATTGTGGCTAAAGGGTGATGAAGCTGTCACGTTAAAATCTCAAACATTCACCTTAAAAGAAGCGTTACTGCACCATTGTGAGCTAACTCAAAATAGCGCACCTATCGTAAAAGCCTATGCCCAATTGACGCGTCATGAAGATCTATTGTCATTGGTGGCGGATAAAACCAAGCTTCAGCAATATGCAGACAAACACCCTATTAATGAGATGGTACGCGAATATTGCGCTCAACCTACGGCACAAGATTTTGTGGATATTTTACGTCCACTTACACCTCGCCTTTACTCTATTGCATCGTCACAACAAGAAGTAGAAGACGAAGTACACCTTACTTTAGGGGTTGTACGTTACGACGTTAACTCGCGTGCTTATACCGGCGGAGCCTCTGGTTTTTTAGCTGATGGCTTAAAAGAAGGCGATAGCGTCAATATTTTTATCGAAAAAAATGCACATTTTCGTCTCCCTGAAGATAACACTGCACCTGTCATTATGATTGGCCCAGGTACAGGCATTGCACCTTTTAGAAGTTTTATGCAGCAGCGCGAAAATGACGCGGCAACAGGTAAAAATTGGTTATTTTTTGGTAATCCTCATTTTGTAGAAGATTTTCTCTATCAAGTGGAATGGCAACGTTATGTCAAAAGCGGTCTGTTAACTCATATCGATTTGGCATGGTCACGAGATCAAGCACATAAAATTTATGTACAAGATAAATTGCGTGAACGTGGCAATGAGATTTGGCAATGGTTACAGCAAGGTGCTTATCTTTATGTCTGTGGTGATGCGTCACGAATGGCAAAAGATGTTGAACAGGCGTTGTTAGATATTGTGATGGAGTATGGCAATAAAAATATTGAAGAAGCAGATGAATATTTAAGTGAGCTACGTCTAGAAAGGCGTTATCAGAGGGATGTCTATTAA